One Microcebus murinus isolate Inina chromosome 9, M.murinus_Inina_mat1.0, whole genome shotgun sequence DNA window includes the following coding sequences:
- the LOC142872890 gene encoding alpha-tocopherol transfer protein, whose amino-acid sequence MAETGQGPAAGPQLNALPDHSPLLQPGLTELRRRALQAGVPHAPLPLSDAFLLRFLRARDFDLDLAWRLLKNYYKWRAECPEISADLHPRSILGLLKAGYHGVLRSRDPTGSKVLIYRIAHWDPKVFTAYDVFRVSLITSELIVQEVETQRNGIKAIFDMEGWQFSHAFQITPSVAKKIATVLTDSFPLKVRGIHLINEPVIFHAVFSMIKPFLTEKIKNRIHMHGDNYKQSLLQHFPDILPLEYGGEEFSMEDVCQEWTNFIMKSEDYLSGISETIQ is encoded by the coding sequence ATGGCCGAGACCGGACAGGGGCCGGCGGCGGGGCCGCAGCTCAACGCGCTGCCCGACCACTCGCCGCTGCTGCAGCCCGGCCTGACCGAGCTGCGGCGCCGGGCCCTGCAGGCGGGCGTCCCGCACGCGCCGCTGCCGCTCAGCGACGCCTTCCTGCTGCGGTTCCTGCGCGCCCGCGACTTCGACCTGGACCTGGCCTGGCGGTtactaaaaaactattataaGTGGAGAGCAGAATGCCCAGAAATAAGTGCAGATCTACACCCTAGAAGTATTCTTGGCCTTCTGAAGGCTGGCTACCACGGAGTCCTGAGATCCAGGGACCCCACCGGCAGCAAAGTTCTTATCTACAGAATCGCACACTGGGACCCAAAAGTTTTTACAGCTTACGATGTATTTCGTGTAAGTCTAATCACATCCGAGCTTATTGTACAGGAGGTAGAAACTCAACGGAATGGAATCAAGGCTATCTTTGATATGGAAGGTTGGCAGTTTTCCCATGCCTTTCAAATTACCCCATCTGTAGCCAAGAAGATTGCTACAGTACTTACAGATTCCTTTCCATTGAAAGTTCGTGGCATCCATTTGATAAATGAACCAGTAATTTTCCATGCTGTCTTTTCCATGATTAAACCATTCCtgactgaaaaaattaaaaatcggATTCATATGCATGGGGACAATTACAAACAAAGCTTACTTCAGCACTTCCCAGACATTCTTCCTCTGGAATATGGTGGTGAAGAATTCTCCATGGAGGACGTTTGTCAGGAGTGGacaaattttataatgaagtCTGAAGATTATCTCAGTGGCATTTCTGAGACTATTCAGTGA